The genomic stretch TTTAGATTTGCACGAGCAGCATAAACCGCTGCGGTGTATCCTGCTGGACCTGAGCCTAATATAAGTAGACGGCAGTGTTTTGTATTACTCATTACGATTCCTTAATACCAATAATTGAGGTCAATTGTAAAAACTTTGTGGCGCGGGGTAAATAGGTGAGTAAAAATATATTTTTAAAATGCATAATAATGCAAAAATAATGAAAAGCGCGATTCAGCTATATATTTTGCATATAGCCCCTTTCAATGGGATTAATGTTCTGTTAGTGTCTACTTAAACCAACGAAACGTCTATTTCGATGGTTGTAAGATAAAACATCGATGTTAGCCTATTGTTATGCAGGCTGCGTTGTTGTAAATATTATGTATCCCTAAAGACTGGGAAACATAACATAAGCCTCGTAAATTGAATTATTGTAGGCTATTATAATTTTGATTAGGATTTAGCTAGCACTTTAAGTTGGTTCTGATTATGGCGTATTCAAATGAATGGATTATTTGAAAAACTAAGTTTTACTGGGACGTAAAAGGGCGGAAAAAATAATGATGGAAGTAAAAACTCGACCAATGAAGGAACTAGATCGAATCGACCGTAATATTCTTAATGAATTACAAAAAGACGGCCGAATTTCCAATGTAGAGTTGTCTAAACGTGTAGGTTTAAGCCCTACGCCATGTTTAGAGCGCGTACGACGCTTAGAACGCCAAGGATATATTACAGGCTATACCGCAATTCTAAATCCACAGTTTCTGGATGCTTCATTGCTTGTTTTTGTTGAAATCACACTTAACCGTGGTGCTGCTGATGTATTTGAGCAATTCAACAAAGCTGTTCAAGAGCTTGAAGAAATTCAAGAATGTCATTTAGTATCTGGCGACTTCGATTATTTATTAAAAACACGTGTATCTGATATGTCAGCTTACCGTCGTTTACTGGGCGAAACGTTATTACGTTTACCAGGTGTTAATGACACACGTACTTATGTTGTGATGGAAGAAGTAAAACAAAGTAACCGTTTAGTGATTAAAACGCGTTAATTTAACTCTGCACACATAATCTTTTCGCGTAATCCTCGATTAACGCAAATAAAGTGATAAATAATCAAACAAGCGGCATATTGCCGCTTGTTTTGTTTCCTGCATTTATTTAAAGTTGATGGCTCATAGATAACGTACCATCGTCGCCTTCAAGAGTCATAAATCAAGATGAACAAATTTAATTTATCCATTCCATCTAAATATTTCGCACCATTGTCTGGTATTCAGCGGGTTTTCGAAGTCGGATTCATTCTTTCTACTTTTATTGCCTGTTATGCGATGATTGCACTAGTGAGCTTTGATCCTGCTGATCCATCATGGTCACAAACCAGTTGGCAAGGTCCAGTTAAAAATGCTGCAGGTTCGTTAGGTGCATGGATGGGGGATGTCTTATTCTTCACGTTTGGCCTTTATGCTTACGCAATCCCACTCGCATTTGTCTCATTAGCTTGGTTCATATTTTGGCGTCCAAGACAACTCGATGAAATTGATTTTTTCACCGTAGGTTTGCGCATGATCGGCGCATTATTACTCCTCATTGGCGTGTGTGGCTTAGCGTCTGTTAACTTTGATGACCTTTACTATTTCTCATCGGGTGGTTTAATTGGTGACGTTGTGGAACAGGCGATCAGTGAATTATTTGGCATACTCGGTTCAACACTTATTTTACTCAGTTTTGTTGCTATTGGTTTTACCCTGCTAACGGGCATTTCTTGGTTATCAATCGTTGATATGCTGGGCGCTGGCGTGATTAATAGCTGCCAATACTGCGTGGATAAAGTCACGGAATTAAAAAATAGATCAGCGAGTGAAGCTGAAGATGATACGCCTCATGATGATGCTCTGAGTGAATCGACTGTTCCAGTACCTGTTAATATGCAGCAAATGCATAATCATTTAACCAGTGAGTTCGATAACCAGAAACAAGAAGATGGTCCTGTAGCAGGACGCGAAGTTTATGAGCAGGATGACGTCATGAATATGTCATTTACCGCTGTAGACCATGTGCAATCACGATCTGAACCGTCAATATCTACATTCGATGTGCCAGAGAGTGGTAATCTGCACGACGATTATCTTGCCGACTATGACGCTCAACAAACCCATAGCCAAGTCGACAAGCCTGTCGGAAATGAAGCGACAATCGACGCAGAAATCGATCCTGTACTTGCCGCTGTAGCTGCACCAGAACCAGCTCCTGAATTCAAGATTAATAATAACGGTACGGACAGTGGTTTTGAAATTGTTGGTGACCAAGTGGTATCAACAGATCCGCTGCAATTTAAAGAAAAACCAGTGACTTTGTTGCCAGGGTTAGAGCTATTAGATAAACCAAATAAAAAAGCCAATCCGATCTCGCAAGCAGAGCTCGACCATGTCGCTCATCTGGTGGAAGAGAAACTGCTTGAATTTAATATTAAAGCGAAAGTGGTCGATGTCCACCCAGGGCCGGTGATCACGCGTTTTGAATTAGATTTAGCGCCGGGTATTAAAGTCAGTAAGATAACGGCATTATCGAAGGATTTAGCCCGTTCATTATCCGCCATGAGTGTCCGTGTTGTTGAAGTGATCCCGGGTAAATCGGTGATTGGTTTGGAATTACCAAATAAGTACAGAGAAACAGTATTTCTTTCTGATGTTATGTCGAGCCCGTCATTTACGGATGCTAAGTCCAAAACGTCAATGGTGCTAGGCCATGATATTGCGGGTGAATCTGTGGTTGTTGATTTAGCTAAGATGCCGCATCTATTGGTCGCAGGTACGACAGGCTCGGGTAAGTCGGTTGGTGTGAACGTGATGATCATGAGTTTGCTTTATAAAGCATCGCCTGATGAAGTACGTATGATCATGATCGATCCAAAAATGTTGGAACTTTCGGTGTATGAAGGTATCCCACACTTATTAACCGAAGTTGTTACTGACATGAAAGATGCAGCTAATTCGTTGCGTTGGTGTGTGGGTGAAATGGAACGTCGTTATAAATTATTATCTGCAGTCGGTGTGCGTAATCTCGCTGGTTTTAATAGTAAAATACAGCAAGCGATAGATGCTGGTCAGCCTATCCTAGATCCATTGTGGAAACCGGGTGATAGCATGGATGAGACTGCTCCAGAGCTAACTAAACTGCCCGCCATTGTGGTGATTGTCGATGAGTTTGCTGACATGATGATGATTGTAGGTAAAAAGGTTGAAGAGTTAATTGCCCGCATTGCGCAGAAAGCGCGTGCAGCTGGTATTCACTTAATTTTAGCGACTCAGCGTCCTTCTGTAGATGTGATCACGGGTCTCATTAAAGCCAACATACCAACACGTATCGCCTTCCAAGTATCGAGTAAAATTGACTCGCGTACTATTCTTGATCAAGGCGGCGCAGAAACACTGTTAGGTATGGGTGATATGTTGTACCAACCAGCTGGTACTAGCGTCCCAATTCGTGTGCACGGTGCATTTGTTGATGATCATGAAGTACATCGTGTGGTCGCAGATTGGAAACTACGTGGTAAACCAAATTATATTGATGAAATTTTACATGGTGAAGCGACTGCAGATAGCTTATTGCCAGGTGAAGTTGCAGAAGGTTCATCGGATGTTGATGAGCTATTTGATCAAGCTGTATATCATGTAACAGAAACGCGTCGAGGTTCTGTATCCGGCGTACAACGTAAGTTTAAAATCGGTTATAACCGCGCTGCACGTATCGTTGAAGAGATGGAAGTGCAGGGTATTGTGAGTTCACCAGGACATAACGGTAACCGAGAAGTATTGGCACCACCGCCCCCAAAGGATTAATTTATGAGAAATAAAATGTCACTTAAAAAAATCGTCGCAACAGTTGTGTTAATGACAGCGTCTATGTTGTCGAATGCACAAAGCGTCAAAGAAGAATTACAAAGCCAACTTAGCGCATTAAAACCATTCAGTGCTGACTTTACCCAAACCGTTACGTCAGCGGAAGGTGATAATTTAGCGACCGCTCAAGGACTGATGCAACTACAGCGTCCCAATCAATTTCGTTGGGAAACGACGTCTCCGGATGAGCAACTGATTGTATCGAATGGTGAAAACTTGTGGTTTTATAATCCATTTGTAGAGCAAGTTAGTATTTACTCACTTAAAGATGCGATTGCGAATACACCTTTCATGTTAATTGCGGGGGCGCAACAAACTGCGTGGGAAACGTATCGAGTAAGCAAGAAAGCGGGAGTCTATACGGTGATTACGCCAAATGATCCTGCTGCAGCAGTGTTTACCTTGCAGTTTAAACAAGGTGACATTGCTCAGTTCACAGTACAAGAGCAGCAAGGTCAATATAGCCAGTTTGCTTTAACAAATCATAAGACAATGAACAAGATGGATCCTGCGTTGTTTAATTTTATTATCCCGGAAGATACTGATATAGATGATCAACGCTAATGAATAATACGATGTCTCTTGATTTTAGTCCTGATTTTCAACCGCTAGCCGCCAGAATGCGACCAGAAAAAATGTCGCAGTATATCGGTCAAACGCACATTCTTGGTGAGGGGAAACCCTTACATCGTGCATTATTAGCTGGCCATGCTCATTCGATGATTTTATGGGGACCACCTGGCACAGGTAAAACCACGATTGCCGAGATGATTGCCAACTATTGCGATGCTAAAGTAGAGCGTGTACATGCCGTCACATCGGGTATTAAAGATATTCGCTTGGCGATAGAAAAAGCCAAAGATAATGCTATTCAAGGTTATCGCACCATCTTGTTTGTAGATGAAGTGCACCGTTTTAATAAAAGTCAGCAAGATGCGTTTTTACCGCACATTGAAGATGGCACCATTATTTTTATCGGCGCAACAACTGAAAACCCGTCATTCGAATTAAATAACGCCTTGTTATCACGTGCACGTGTGTATGTGCTAAAAAAATTAACCGTAGATGAAATTGAGCAGGTTGTTGATCAAGCGCTAACGGATGAACGTGGACTGGTGAATGTCAAATTCGACTTTGCACCGGGTGTAAAAGAGAAACTGTGCGATCTTGTTGATGGTGATGCCAGAAAAAGCTTAAATTATCTTGAGCTATTAAGCGACATGCTTGAAGAGGGGCCGCAAGGCAAGTTAGTGACATTGGAAAGACTGATGTCTGTGGTTGGGCGTAAAGTGAATAGCTTTGATAACAAAGGTGAACTTTACTATGACTTAATGTCTGCATTACATAAGTCTATCCGTGGTTCATCACCTGATGCGGCACTATATTGGTTTGCACGTATGCTGGCTGGTGGCTGTGATCCATTGCATGTGGCGCGCCGTTTATTGGCGATTGCCTCTGAAGATATTGGTAATGCCGATCCAAGAGCAATGCAAGTTGCAGTCTCGGCATGGGATTGCTTCAGTCGTATTGGTGCATATGAAGGTGAGCGCGCGATTGCACAAGCGATTGTATACCTGGCATCGGCAGCCAAGAGTAACTCGGTTTATACTGCATTTACTCAAGCTAAGATGATAGTACAAGAACAACCCGATTTTGATGTGCCGATGCACTTGCGTAATGCGCCGACTAAATTGATGTCCGACCTTGGCTATGGTGATGACTATCGTTATGCGCATGATGAAGTAGGGGCTTATGCACCTGGTGAATGTTATATGCCCGAAGCATTACAAGGTACCAAGTTATACCATCCGGTTGATCGCGGTGTTGAAAAGCAAATTAAGCAAAAGCTCGATTACTTACATCAGCTCGATATTAACAGCCCAAGAAAGCGTTATAAATAATACCCGCTCTTACAAATAACAGGTTTGGTCTTATCATAATTGAGACCATCAATACATAATCAGAGTATCAGTCATGAATAGTTTAGCTTTATACGGTTTTGTTGCACTTGGTGGTGCAAGTGGTGCCGTATTACGTACTTTTATCGCCCAGACAGCGACGGCTGTATTAGGCAAAGGTTTTCCGTACGGTACCTTGATTGTTAATATTTTAGGGTCGTTATTAATGGGGGTATTATTTGCCTTACTTGATGACAACTTGATTGCAGAGACACCGTGGCGACAACTTATTGGCTTAGGTTTCTTAGGCGCACTGACGACATTTTCGACATTTTCAATGGATTCATTACTGTTGTTACAAGATGGTCAGTGGTTAAAAGCAGGGCTAAATGTGTCTTTAAACGTATTCGTGTGTATTTTTGTTGCATATTTAGGTATGCGCTTAGTATTTCGAGCATAAAGAGCCGATTTTTAACTATAAGTGCGTGATGAAATTGTAAAACCACGTTAAAATAATAAGCATAAACAATACCAACAGACATTTCTATCTAGAAGCCTGTAATGTGCTTTTAGGTTTAAATTAAACAAGCAGAGTAGGTAAAGAATGTTAGATCCTAAATTTCTTCGCGCAGACATAGAAGAAGCTAAACAGCGTTTAGCAAGCCGTGGTTTTGAACTAGACGTTGAGACGATTACATCGTTAGAAGAGCAGCGTAAAGCATTACAGATCCGTACAGAGCAATTACAGAATGATCGTAACGTACGTTCTAAATCCATTGGTAAAGCTAAAGCAAGTGGTGAAGATATTCAGCCACTATTAGCTGAAGTTGGTAAATTAGGCGAAGAACTTGACGCTGCAAAATTAGAGCTTGCTGAGTTATTAGCTCAAATCGAAGCAATTGCATTATCGTTACCAAACCTACCGCATCCATCAGCACCTATCGGTAAAGATGAAGATGACAACGTAGAGTTAAAGCGTTGGGGTCAACCAAAAGAATTCGATTTTGAAATTAAAGATCACGTTGATGTAGGCGAAGCGCTTAACGGTCTTGATTTTAAAAATGCAGTTAAAATCACGGGTTCACGTTTCATTGTTATGCGTGGCCAAATTGCTCGTATGCACCGTGCTATCGCGCAATTTATGCTGGATACACACACTGAAGAACATGGTTATACTGAGCTGTATGTGCCTTATCTTGTTAACGCTGATTCGTTATACGGTACTGGTCAATTACCTAAATTTGGTGACGATCTATTCCACACTAAACCAGCTACAGAAGAAGGCCAAGGTTTAAGCCTGATCCCGACTGCTGAAGTACCAGTTACAAATACAGCACGTGATACCATCACAGATGAAGCTGATTTACCTGTACGTTTAACAGCGCATACACCTTGTTTCCGTAGTGAAGCGGGCTCATATGGCCGTGATACACGTGGTCTTATCCGTCAACATCAGTTTGATAAAGTAGAGATGGTGCAATTAGCACATCCTGAAAAATCATACGAAGCACTTGAAGAGATGCGTCAGCACGCTGAAAACATCTTAATCAAACTTAACCTTCCGTACCGTGTTGTGACACTATGTACTGGTGATATGGGCTTTGGCGCAACGAAAACATACGATCTAGAAGTATGGGTTCCAGCACAGAAAACATATCGTGAAATCTCTTCAGTATCTAACTGCGAAGATTTCCAAGCGCGTCGTCTACAAGCGCGTACGCGTCTTAAAGACAACAAGAAACCAGTTCTATTGCATACACTAAATGGTTCTGGTTTAGCGGTAGGTCGTACACTAGTGGCAATCCTAGAGAACTACCAGTTAGAAGACGGTCGTGTTGAAGTACCAGCTGTACTACAAGGCTACATGGGCGGTCTAACGCACATTGGCTAACATTAAATAGCCTAATTAACTTAATGGCGTGTCGTCTGATTATTCGCCATTAATGATGAGCTAAATAAAAAGCCTCACTTAGTTATGACTAAGTGAGGCTTTTTTGTTTCTGCTGTCATGAACCTTGTCGTGACGCTTAATCAGGTGATGATTAATAAGTCCGTTTAATTAGCTGGGCAAGATTGACAGCTCAAAGATCTACAGGCATTTAGCTGGCTTGGGTAAGCCTGCAATTTTAGTTGCTTGTTTCGCAGGGCCTTTAGGGAACAGTTTATACAGATAGATACTATTGCCTTTGTCTGCGCCTAGTTTTTTCGCCATTGCTTTTACTAATGCACGAATAGCAGGGGAGGTGTTGTATTCAAGGTAGAAGTTACGTACAAACAATACCACTTCCCAATGCGCAGGACTTAGCGCGATACTTTCTTGTTCAGCAATAATAGGGGCTAGTGCTTCGCTCCAATCAGCTGGGTCCAGTAAGTAACCTTGGGTGTCAGTTGCGATTTCTTGTTCATTGATAATTAACATGGGCATAAACTAATCGTAGAGGGGAAAACAAAAAAGCCTCGTCAAACGAGGCTTTTCACTATTTATAATTACAGTTTAACTGTAATTAGTCGTCGCTACTCATAATACCTAATATTTGCAGTAAGCTAACAAAGATATTATACAGTGATACGAATATTGTTACCGTAGCTGAGATATAGCTTGTTTCGCCACCGTGAATGATCGAGCTTGTTTGCATCAAGATAGCACCTGATGAGAACATGATGAACATTGCACTGATTGCTAAACTAAGTGCTGGGATTTGTAAGAAAATGTTACCGATCATCGCGACGATAAGCACAACAAAACCAGCCATCATCATGCCATTTAGGAAAGACATATCTTTCTTCGTTGTAAGCACATATGCAGACAAACCAAAGAAAGTTAAGGCAGTACCAGCAAAAGCTAATACAACAATGTCACCCATACCTGCACCTATGTACATGTTAATTAATGGGCCAACGGTATAACCTAAGAAACCGGTGAATAGGAATACAAATAAGATACCCATTGAGTTATTACGGTTCTTTTCTGTTAAGTACATTAAACCGTATACACCAACAAGCGTAATGATAATGCCTGGAGCAGGTAAGTTTAGTGTCACTACTGCAGCAGCAATTATCGCTGAAAACGCGAGTGTCATCGCTAATAACATATAGGTATTGCGAAGAACCTTATTAGTCGCGAGTACGCTTTCTTGCGACTTAGTCTGAATCGTATGTTGTTGCATTGTGTCTTTTCCTTAATAATTAACACTGCTAGTTAGAGTATCAGTATACCCTAAAGTTCCGACATAATATGACGATGTAGTTAATTTATAGCCAAATAAGTTAAAAACAAGCCTTTATTATCAAAAATGTGATTAATTTTGTAAAAGGCTTTATCTTTTTTTTAAACTCTGTATTATACGCTCCATTGCTGCGGAGGGGTGGCAGAGTGGCCGAATGCACTGGTCTTGAAAACCAGCAGGGGTTAATAGCTCCTCGAGAGTTCAAATCTCTCCTCCTCCGCCATCTATATAGAAAAAGGCGCTATCTGAAAAGATAGCGCCTTTTTTGCATTTTAGCCTTTTTAATACTACCCATCACGCGTATTACTTCTCAGATAATGAGCATTGCCCACGTTCGGTATTCGCCTTAACCTCATGTTTAACGATACGACTTAACTCATCTGCGCCACCCACATAATGCCCGTCTATCCATATTTGCGGTACCGTTACAGGTTGTTTTGGATCTATCAGTGGCTTTACTCGCGAGAGCATTTCATAGAGGGCGCGGGGACTGGTGATCACGTCGTGATAAGTATAGTCAATGTTGGCTTGTTGTAAGTAACGTTTAGCGCGCTGGCAATGCGGGCAGTTTTGCTTACCAAAAATATGCTGGTCTGTGATAGGTACTTGCTGAGAGTGTGCTTCGATAACGGCTTGGGTTAACATGCCTCGGTTTAATGCGCGACCTTGACTGATAACTTTACCAGCAACCATGATAATCGGCGCATGCCAACCACCTTTTAGTAGCGGCTGCCACCATTCATTTAGCCAATCTTTAATTTCTAGTTCGACGGCAATACCGTCTAATTCGTTTTGCAGGGTATCTAAGACTATGTCTTTAGTGAGCGCACATTCGCCACAAGGAATATTGATATGAAAAGGCCCCCAATCGCCAGCCCAGCGATAGATAGTAATGTTGACTGCTTGTTTATCCATGCTTCACCTTTAATGATAAATATCTGTGTTATGTACCCAAACGGCTTTTGTTACATTCTATTATTGTCGATCTTAGTTATAGTACCTCTGTTATAGTGCTATATCGTCGTATTACAGTGCGAAACGAGTGAGAAGTACACACTGTTCATGTTTTTCGTTAATTTTTAGCGTGTTGATATTTACAAGTGAGCATTACATCTCTATTATACGCTCATTGCTGCGGAGGGGTGGCAGAGTGGCCGAATGCACTGGTCTTGAAAACCAGCAGGGGTTAATAGCTCCTCGAGAGTTCAAATCTCTCCTCCTCCGCCATCTATATAGAGAAAGGCGCTATCTGCAAAGATAGCGCCTTTTTTGCATCTCGCATTTCATATTTCCCAGACTGTCAGTCTTTTAATGTCTTATTCTAAGATCTTATTTTAAACATTTATCTCAAAGTACTGTTTTAAGTACTAGCTTAAGTATTATCTCAACGTGTTATTTCAATGTGCGATCTCAAAACCACCACTGGCATGCTAGGATAATGGTCTATTTCAGTTATATTTTTAGCATTACTGTTTAGTGTAGTTGATAGTGACTAGGGTTTTATTGATAAGTCTCTCTAATGAGGTGTTTTTAAATTGCTACGTTGTCGTATCGCTAGGAAGTTGATCAAGTTGGCTTTATTTTGCGCTATGTTTTTTGATTTCGGATTTTAACTTTACAACAGGTTATCATATCTCTATTATACGCTCCATTGCTGCGGATGGGTGGCAGAGTGGCCGAATGCACTGGTCTTGAAAACCAGCAGGGGTTAATAGCTCCTCGAGAGTTCAAATCTCTCCTCCTCCGCCATCTATATAGAAAAGGCGCTATCTGAAAAGGTAGCGCCTTTTTGCAATCTCGCGTTCAGCTGATGCCAAGTCTTATTTTATTCCGTTTCTTCAAGCAATGCTGCACGTTGTGCATTCCATAATTTTCGTTGTGCGTAATAGTGATCCCAAACACACGGGCAACAAGCGCCGCCGCCACAACAATCATCATCTGCAGGTGGATAAGGTTTATCTATAACTTTTGGTTGTGGTTTGTCCATGGATTTGTCCTTTTCGTTAACTATAGGCAAATGTAACATATTTTTAACGGCAAATATAAAGCAATGATGTCTAATTAATAAGCTGTTGTATTATCTGTACTAAATTATATATATTGTTTTATAAAACTATTCTTTAGAGCCTAAAATATCGCAGTTCTTAGTAACTATGTCTAATTTTGCCAACTACACCGCATTTTAAGTTTAAAGTCATTAAGTTATTAAATTATTGATATATAATGGCATATTATTATTTAGTATCAATATATGAGCGCTTATGGTTAGCGAAATAGCAAAAATAATAACCTATTTTTGACCATCTAATGTATTATGCTCTTTAGAAATTGTATGTGTATGCGGAGATATTCTTTTGATTAATGTATTCCTTGTCGATGATCACGAATTAGTCCGTACCGGAATTCGCCGAATTCTTGAAGATGTACGTGGTATTAAAGTCGTGGGTGAAGTTTCATGCGGAGAGGATGCCGTTCAGTTTTGTCGAGACAATCAACCAGATGTGATCTTGATGGACATGAACATGCCAGGTATTGGCGGATTAGAAGCGACACGTAAGATTTTACGAAATAACCCTGATATTAAAATTATCGTATTAACGATACACACGGAAGAACCTTTCCCAAGCAAGGTAATGCAAGCTGGTGGTGCTGGTTATTTAACTAAAAGTGCAGCCCCTGAAGAGGTATTAGGCGCAATTCGTAAAGTGCACAGTGGGCAGCGTTATATCGCCCCTGAAATTGCACAACAAATGGCATTGAGCCAATTTTCTTCTGCGGACGAAAACCCTTTTCAAAGTTTGTCTGAACGTGAGTTACAAATCATGATGATGATAACTAAAGGACAAAAAGTAGTTGATATAGCAGAGCAACTACACTTGAACTCTAAGACTGTTAATGCTTATCGCTATCGCTTATTCAGTAAGCTGAATATTAATGGTGACGTTGAATTAACTCACTTGGCGATCAGACACGGTATCTTAGATGCTGACACACTATAATTAAGTATGCTTTTACTTAATTTCAATTGAGAAAGATGTCTTCGGGCATCTTTTATTTTATGCCTGCAAAAGACCAATTCAATCATCAAGACTTCTTAAAAACCGTCTCGCACCAGCCGGGGGTTTACCGTATGTACGACCATAAAGATGTGGTTATTTATGTCGGTAAAGCCAAAGACTTACACAAACGCTTAACCAGCTATTTTCGAAAAACGGTCGATCGTGAAAAAACTCGAGTCTTGGTTACCCATATTGCTAATATTGATGTCACGGTAACGCATTCGGAAACGGAAGCGCTAGTCCTTGAACATACTTATATTAAACGCTATCAGCCGCGTTATAACGTGTCACTGAGAGATGACAAGTCTTACCCCTACATTCTCATTACTGCGCATGAACATCCACAATTAACCTCTATTCGCAGTAACAATAAGCGTAAAGGGCAGTATTTTGGTCCTTATCCAAGTGGCAGTGCGGTGCGAGAAAGTCTGCATCTAATGCAAAAACTGTTTCCTGTACGTCAATGTGAAGATAGTTATTATCAAAACCGATCTCGACCGTGTTTACAATTCCAGCTCAAGCGTTGTTTAGGACCTTGTGTAAAAATGGACAACCCTGAAGAATATAACCAGCAAGTGGCACTTGCTGCGTTGTTTTTGAAAGGTAAAAACACCGATGTTATTAATGAATTAGTGATTAAGATGGAGCAGGCTAGCCAACAGTTAGATTTTGAAGTAGCGGCCCGTTATCGCGACCAGATCCAAGCATTAAGAGCGATTCAAGAGCAGCAATATGTCACCTCTGATTTAGGTGAGATGGATGTTATAGGCTTTGCTTTTAAAAATGGTATTGCTTGTGCGCATTTACTCTTTGTGCGTTCAGGGAAAGTCTTTGGCAGTCGCAGTTATTTCCCTAAAGTCCCTGCGGATACAGATATCAGTGAAGTGATCCAAGCTTTTTTATTGCAGTACTACCTGAATAAAGAAACCCAGCAAGCGATACCTAAAGAAGTGTTACTCACTGAGTTACCTGAAGAGCATGACCTGATTGAATCGAGCTTAAGTCAACTTGCAGACCGTAAGATTAAGTTGACGAGTCCGAAGCGTGGTGACAGATCTAAGTTTTTAAGGTTGGCGCTTACTAACGCGGAAACAGCTTTAACGACAAAGTTAGCGACTAAAAGCACTGTGCTTAATCGGTTTAAAGCATTGGAAAAAGTATTGAACTTTGATGGTAAGATCCAGCGTATGGAATGTTTCGATATTAGCCATACTGGTGGTGAGCAAACCGTTGCATCTTGTGTTGTGTTTAACCGTGAAGGGGCGAATAAAAGCGATTATCGACTCTATAACATCAGTGGTATTACAGGCGGCGATGATTACGCAGCGATGGCACAAGTATTAGAGCGGCGTTTTAAAAAGACCATTGAAGTTGATAAAATACCGGATATTTTATTTATTGATGGCGGTAAAGGGCAGATGACGCAGGCGGAGCAAGTACTAACTCGGTATGCTGATAACTTTGCTGTTAAGCGGCCTAAAATAATTGGTATTGCTAAAGGCGTGACGCGTAAAGCAGGCTTGGAAACATTAATTCTGTCGGGAGCATTGGATAACGCGGCAGATACCGAATTTTATCTACCCAGTGATTCACCAGCATTACATCTGGTGCAACATATACGTGATGAATCTCACCGTTTTGCCATTACCGGGCATCGGGCTCGTCGAAATAAAGTTAAACGCACAAGTTCTTTGGAAGGGATTGCAGGCGTTGGACCGAAACGTCGTCAAGGATTACTCAAATTTATGGGAGGCTTACAGCAGCTACGCAGTGCAAGTCGCGAAGAAATAGCAAAGGTACCAGGTATAAGTATTGATTTAGCAGAAAAAATTTATGATTCATTGCATCAATAAGCAAGATATAGGACTATATAGG from Moritella marina ATCC 15381 encodes the following:
- the serS gene encoding serine--tRNA ligase; translation: MLDPKFLRADIEEAKQRLASRGFELDVETITSLEEQRKALQIRTEQLQNDRNVRSKSIGKAKASGEDIQPLLAEVGKLGEELDAAKLELAELLAQIEAIALSLPNLPHPSAPIGKDEDDNVELKRWGQPKEFDFEIKDHVDVGEALNGLDFKNAVKITGSRFIVMRGQIARMHRAIAQFMLDTHTEEHGYTELYVPYLVNADSLYGTGQLPKFGDDLFHTKPATEEGQGLSLIPTAEVPVTNTARDTITDEADLPVRLTAHTPCFRSEAGSYGRDTRGLIRQHQFDKVEMVQLAHPEKSYEALEEMRQHAENILIKLNLPYRVVTLCTGDMGFGATKTYDLEVWVPAQKTYREISSVSNCEDFQARRLQARTRLKDNKKPVLLHTLNGSGLAVGRTLVAILENYQLEDGRVEVPAVLQGYMGGLTHIG
- a CDS encoding TusE/DsrC/DsvC family sulfur relay protein, with the translated sequence MLIINEQEIATDTQGYLLDPADWSEALAPIIAEQESIALSPAHWEVVLFVRNFYLEYNTSPAIRALVKAMAKKLGADKGNSIYLYKLFPKGPAKQATKIAGLPKPAKCL
- a CDS encoding Bax inhibitor-1 family protein, encoding MQQHTIQTKSQESVLATNKVLRNTYMLLAMTLAFSAIIAAAVVTLNLPAPGIIITLVGVYGLMYLTEKNRNNSMGILFVFLFTGFLGYTVGPLINMYIGAGMGDIVVLAFAGTALTFFGLSAYVLTTKKDMSFLNGMMMAGFVVLIVAMIGNIFLQIPALSLAISAMFIMFSSGAILMQTSSIIHGGETSYISATVTIFVSLYNIFVSLLQILGIMSSDD
- a CDS encoding glutaredoxin domain-containing protein, giving the protein MDKQAVNITIYRWAGDWGPFHINIPCGECALTKDIVLDTLQNELDGIAVELEIKDWLNEWWQPLLKGGWHAPIIMVAGKVISQGRALNRGMLTQAVIEAHSQQVPITDQHIFGKQNCPHCQRAKRYLQQANIDYTYHDVITSPRALYEMLSRVKPLIDPKQPVTVPQIWIDGHYVGGADELSRIVKHEVKANTERGQCSLSEK
- a CDS encoding oxidoreductase-like domain-containing protein; translated protein: MDKPQPKVIDKPYPPADDDCCGGGACCPCVWDHYYAQRKLWNAQRAALLEETE
- the uvrY gene encoding UvrY/SirA/GacA family response regulator transcription factor, producing MINVFLVDDHELVRTGIRRILEDVRGIKVVGEVSCGEDAVQFCRDNQPDVILMDMNMPGIGGLEATRKILRNNPDIKIIVLTIHTEEPFPSKVMQAGGAGYLTKSAAPEEVLGAIRKVHSGQRYIAPEIAQQMALSQFSSADENPFQSLSERELQIMMMITKGQKVVDIAEQLHLNSKTVNAYRYRLFSKLNINGDVELTHLAIRHGILDADTL